A genomic region of Nymphaea colorata isolate Beijing-Zhang1983 chromosome 2, ASM883128v2, whole genome shotgun sequence contains the following coding sequences:
- the LOC116248647 gene encoding uncharacterized protein LOC116248647, whose amino-acid sequence MEESSANYVEAVENSQSNHGWQKVVYHKRQRKSKPENSTSGDTIRANGDKAGNVFRSVEQHAEERRKRVVEAQKASLQAEFLAKPAAAAAAGTSDEDSDAENSHPNGATAAEEKKMKQKKAKKPKVTVAEAASKIDPSNLSAFLVDISGSYQNAPDIQLMRFADYYARAFSAVSSSQFPWTKMFKESPVSKIVDVPLNSIAEDVYKTSVDWIGHIPIDALSDFVLWGLDSIIADLVAHQGTAKGSKKSTQQPSSKAQVAIFLVLAMVLRRKPDALFNLLQTLKTSSKYQGQDKLPVLVWVIAQACQGDIAVGMALWVQILLPLAVGKSSNPHSRDLALQLLERILSSPKAKPVLLNGAVRKGERLVPPAALDLLMQATFPSSSARIKATERFESVYPFLKELALAGSPGSKAMKQVAMQIFPMSFSAISKNNPELSGEAAGIFIWCLSQNSECYKHWEKVYLEQIDRSVVVLTKLSEEWKQHSTRLAPLENMRLTLKNLRLKNEQALNDAESGADRIGLIKDADKLCKALLARLTSRGGCVKTSLLITLAVGVAVYAVASTNPDSWDWEKLSVLFGSPQSI is encoded by the exons atgGAGGAAAGCTCTGCGAATTATGTGGAAGCTGTCGAGAATTCCCAGAGCAATCACGGATGGCAGAAGGTCGTCTACCACAAGCGCCAGCGGAAGTCGAAGCCCGAGAATTCCACCTCCGGAGACACGATCCGTGCTAACGGCGATAAGGCCGGAAACGTCTTCCGATCCGTGGAGCAGCACGCTGAGGAGCGCCGGAAACGCGTAGTAGAGGCCCAGAAGGCTTCCCTTCAGGCCGAGTTTCTCGCGAAGCCAGCCGCGGCCGCCGCTGCTGGGACCTCCGATGAGGACAGCGACGCCGAGAATTCGCACCCGAACGGGGCCACCGCCGCggaggagaaaaagatgaagCAGAAGAAGGCTAAGAAACCGAAGGTCACCGTTGCAGAGGCTGCCTCCAAGATTGACCCTTCAAATCTCTCGGCTTTCCTCGTGGATATCTCC GGTTCATATCAAAATGCGCCGGATATTCAGCTGATGAGATTTGCAGATTACTATGCGAGGGCGTTCTCCGCGGTCAGCTCGTCTCAGTTCCCATGGACCAAGATGTTCAAAGAATCTCCCGTTTCGAAGATCGTGGAT GTCCCATTGAATTCCATTGCCGAAGATGTATACAAAACATCTGTTGACTGGATTGGCCACATACCTATAGATGCCCTTAGTGACTTTGTTTTGTGGGGATTGGATAGTATAATCGCTGACCTTGTAGCCCATCAGGGAACTGCTAAAGGCTCAAAGAAATCCACTCAGCAGCCATCTTCCAAGGCACAG GTagccatttttcttgttttggctATGGTGCTAAGGCGGAAACCTGATGCATTATTCAACCTGTTGCAAACACTCAAAACCAGTTCAAAGTATCAAGGGCAAGATAAACTTCCTGTCTTAGTATGGGTTATTGCCCAG GCATGTCAGGGTGATATTGCTGTAGGGATGGCTTTGTGGGTCCAAATCCTGCTGCCTTTGGCTGTAGGGAAATCAAGCAATCCCCATTCAAGGGACCTGGCTCTGCAATTATTGGAAAG AATCTTGTCAAGCCCTAAAGCAAAGCCTGTTCTATTGAATGGTGCTGTGAGAAAGGGAGAGCGCCTGGTACCACCAGCTGCACTGGATTTGTTGATGCAAGCTACCTTCCCTAGTTCTTCAGCTCGGATCAAG GCAACTGAAAGGTTTGAAAGTGTCTATCCGTTCCTGAAGGAACTAGCTCTTGCAGGTTCCCCTGGAAGTAAAGCCATGAAGCAAGTTGCAATGCAAATTTTCCCTATGTCATTCTCAGCAATTAGCAAAA ACAATCCAGAACTATCAGGGGAAGCTGCTGGAATATTCATATGGTGCTTATCTCAGAATTCTGAATGTTACAAGCATTGG GAAAAGGTATACCTTGAACAAATTGATCGGAGCGTGGTTGTTCTTACGAAACTCTCTGAAGAATGGAAGCAACACTCTACCAGACTCGCCCCATTAGAAAACATGAGACTGACACTTAAGAATCTGAGGCTGAAG AATGAGCAAGCCTTGAATGATGCGGAATCTGGTGCAGACCGTATAGGTTTGATTAAAGATGCAGATAAGTTGTGCAAAGCTTTACTGGCAAGGCTGACAAGCCGTGGAGGTTGTGTCAAGACAAGCTTACTAATAACCCTTGCAGTTGGAGTTGCTGTTTATGCCGTTGCATCAACAAATCCAGATTCATGGGACTGGGAGAAACTCTCAGTTCTGTTTGGATCCCCTCAATCTATATGA
- the LOC116246908 gene encoding LOW QUALITY PROTEIN: uncharacterized protein LOC116246908 (The sequence of the model RefSeq protein was modified relative to this genomic sequence to represent the inferred CDS: inserted 2 bases in 2 codons), translating into MELKGIAPNMFSFLFDILSRSGGFSTHSEHKYDCNFSNGSVVDECPLVIVDDDLDVAIVVAVALAKSSQEVSKFATVALVDVDSEEIQXFVKYFDIXMIPSTIFFFNAHHMKMDSGTPDHTKWVGIFQRKQDFVDVVEVIFRGAMKGKLIVDCPLPPERIPKFKLLFKDL; encoded by the exons ATGGAATTGAAAGGAATAGCtccaaacatgttttcttttctttttgacataTTGTCTAGGAGTGGTGGCTTTTCTACACATAGTGAGCATAAATATGATTGTAATTTTAGTAATGGTTCTGTTGTTGATG AATGCCCTCTTGTTATTGTTGATGATGACCTTGATGTTGCTATTGTTGTTGCAGTTGCT CTTGCAAAGTCTTCACAAGAAGTTTCAAAGTTTGCAACTGTTGCACTGGTAGATGTTGATTCTGAGGAGATCC TCTTTGTTAAATATTTTGACA AAATGATACCATCTACTATCTTTTTCTTCAATGCACACCACATGAAGATGGATTCTGG AACTCCAGACCATACTAAATGGGTTGGTATCTTCCAAAGGAAGCAAGATTTTGTCGATGTTGTTGAG GTTATATTTAGAGGAGCTATGAAAGGCAAGTTGATCGTGGATTGCCCTCTGCCTCCCGAGAGAATACCCAAATTCAAGTTGCTGTTCAAAGACCTGTAA
- the LOC116248355 gene encoding uncharacterized protein LOC116248355, whose product MALERGTFQDLRPYRFLSFSFPNPSNATGGHGPSLRIAVLDSPSCGGTFPPADPTVAAMLVPIGREDDWIFSTEAGHHQLLSSSRVSRLILVGNLPRTKGRIPWVIAPPEQGPCIEAFQTSLVPLLLALSPRILFRCGVVPSVPFLQYEDDVVGLSVVDETVGPVVGEMLIEDVEVLPREGLVKGPGVTEFRRRLRFKRMPNLVQTEVPLIKVSDSKSSLPDLRRLVHPYLPPMVAGLSLVAPLLEECGGSGSRPRLLCIGVGGGALLGFLHEHFEFHVIGVEMDKVVLQIAGHHFGLVENEFHRAYVGDGIEWLVDLAQQAVQFGLASDDLANLWNQLNVSELGFGGENLSSLKDGALGCTKRESFVSGSCPLRAGVDGSLVHVILIDVDSNDARTGLSAPPVEFVRERVVLACRLALHSRGILVINVIPPSKCFYNNMVSVFKKFFLELYEIEVGNGENYVLIAAASFMDSVDEDSFISKKLRQIIDNQFFDQIRKI is encoded by the coding sequence ATGGCCCTCGAGCGAGGTACTTTCCAAGACCTCCGTCCGTATCggtttctttccttctccttccctaACCCTAGCAACGCCACCGGTGGCCATGGTCCCTCGTTACGGATCGCTGTCCTCGATTCTCCATCCTGCGGCGGCACTTTTCCTCCTGCTGATCCTACGGTCGCAGCAATGCTGGTCCCGATCGGCCGGGAGGACGATTGGATCTTCTCGACCGAGGCCGGGCACCATCAGCTCCTCTCGTCTTCTCGCGTCTCCCGGTTGATCCTCGTCGGAAATCTTCCTCGCACAAAGGGGCGGATTCCTTGGGTTATCGCCCCGCCGGAGCAGGGTCCGTGCATTGAGGCCTTCCAGACCAGCCTGGTTCCGCTTCTTCTAGCGTTGTCACCCCGGATTCTCTTCCGCTGCGGCGTCGTTCCATCTGTTCCCTTCCTCCAGTACGAGGATGACGTGGTCGGCCTCTCCGTCGTCGATGAAACCGTGGGTCCTGTCGTGGGAGAGATGCTGATTGAAGACGTGGAGGTGCTTCCGAGAGAGGGGTTGGTGAAGGGGCCTGGCGTTACGGAATTCAGGAGGAGACTGAGGTTCAAAAGAATGCCGAATCTGGTTCAGACGGAGGTCCCTTTAATCAAGGTTTCAGATTCCAAGTCTTCATTGCCCGATCTTAGGCGTTTGGTGCATCCGTATCTTCCGCCCATGGTTGCAGGCCTTTCTTTGGTGGCTCCACTTTTGGAAGAGTGCGGTGGATCAGGTTCTCGCCCTCGTCTTCTTTGCATAGGAGTTGGAGGTGGCGCATTGCTGGGGTTCCTTCACGAGCATTTTGAGTTTCACGTCATTGGAGTTGAAATGGACAAAGTGGTTCTGCAAATTGCGGGGCATCATTTTGGGCTGGTTGAAAATGAGTTTCATAGGGCTTATGTTGGCGATGGGATTGAATGGCTGGTAGATTTAGCTCAGCAGGCTGTCCAATTCGGCCTGGCTTCTGATGATTTAGCAAATCTTTGGAACCAATTGAATGTTTCAGAGTTGGGGTTCGGAGGAGAGAACCTTTCCAGCTTGAAAGATGGAGCTCTTGGTTGCACAAAGAGAGAATCCTTTGTATCAGGAAGCTGCCCACTAAGGGCTGGCGTTGACGGATCATTGGTTCACGTAATTCTCATAGACGTGGACTCCAATGATGCTAGAACTGGACTGAGCGCTCCACCAGTGGAATTTGTTAGAGAGAGAGTGGTTCTAGCTTGCAGGCTAGCTCTTCATAGTCGTGGAATCTTGGTGATAAATGTTATCCCGCCAAGCAAGTGCTTCTATAACAACATGGTGTCTGTCTTCAAAAAATTCTTCTTGGAACTGTATGAAATAGAGGTGGGTAATGGTGAAAATTATGTGCTTATTGCAGCTGCTTCATTTATGGATTCCGTTGATGAAGATAGTTTTATCTCAAAGAAGCTAAGACAAATCATAGACAACCAGTTCTTTGACCAAATACGAAAGATCTGA
- the LOC116246903 gene encoding putative FBD-associated F-box protein At5g50270: MEEENCDRISDLPDDILACILSRLPTKDLVATSILSKRWKDAWLLVPGIVFVTWGRFRVKEQVLLSWQTTPIAKDSDQRRVQLHRRTPKLPSLINVVSTNLILTSCDEKDGKLLKSLKLTYCAIKVIHEQINNFRSLKTLELTCTTFSSDQFRRLLSGCRCLESLKMIKCSGFESFGALRVELQTLRSLEVACSVPVVTDTKHVSWSVEQPNAIHFGGYGGIGYGLIKFMSAFPCLKRITLCINTYFKVRCQISLTYTGNGGFYSLVELNLSMDLKLKTPSEMTLIACLLQNSPILQKLVMKTGLPICGQKLISAEDYWQNQKRFACHEHLKEVTINDFSDKVDMSFAKFMLSNSQALRQMKIKFCNLLNHREKLQIRDELASTWKASPRVALIFEKLGHNSVEASLGWSVVRIVSHLHHNP; this comes from the exons atggaggaggagaactGTGACCGCATCTCAGACTTGCCTGATGACATACTCGCCTGCATCCTTTCTCGCTTGCCCACGAAGGATTTAGTGGCAACCTCCATCCTGTCGAAGAGGTGGAAGGACGCATGGCTCCTCGTGCCCGGCATTGTCTTCGTGACCTGGGGAAGGTTCAGAGTCAAAGAACAAGTTCTGCTTTCATGGCAGACTACTCCGATTGCCAAGGACAGTGATCAGAGACGGGTACAATTGCATCGTCGAACTCCCAAGTTACCTAGCCTCATAAACGTTGTAAGCACCAACCTGATCTTAACCAGTTGTGATGAGAAAGATGGAAAGCTCCTGAAGTCACTGAAGTTGACCTACTGTGCGATCAAGGTGATTCATGAGCAGATCAACAACTTCAGAAGCCTCAAAACCTTGGAGCTCACTTGCACCACCTTCAGTTCTGATCAGTTCCGCCGCCTGCTTTCTGGCTGTCGCTGCCTTGAGAGCTTAAAGATGATCAAGTGCTCTGGATTTGAATCCTTCGGCGCGCTGCGCGTCGAGTTGCAGACCTTAAGGTCCTTAGAGGTGGCTTGCAGTGTGCCTGTGGTCACAGATACTAAGCATGTTTCTTGGTCTGTTGAACAGCCTAATGCAATTCACTTTGGTGGCTATGGAGGAATTGGTTATGGGTTAATCAAATTCATGAGCGCCTTCCCTTGTCTCAAGAGGATCACCTTATGCATAAACACATACTTCAAGGTGAGATGCCAAATTTCCCTTACCTA CACAGGCAATGGTGGTTTCTACTCTTTGGTAGAATTGAATTTGTCTATGGATTTGAAGTTGAAGACACCGTCAGAGATGACACTGATTGCCTGTTTGCTGCAAAATTCACCCATCCTGCAGAAGCTAGTTATGAAG aCTGGTTTACCTATTTGTGGTCAGAAGCTCATCAGTGCAGAAGACTACTGGCAAAATCAGAAGCGCTTTGCTTGTCATGAACACCTCAAAGAAGTTACAATAAATGACTTCAGTGACAAAGTTGACATGAGTTTCGCAAAATTCATGCTATCCAACTCACAGGCACTTAGGCAGATGAAGATTAAGTTCTGCAATTTGCTCAATCATAGAGAGAAGCTGCAGATTAGAGATGAACTGGCGTCTACATGGAAAGCTTCTCCTCGTGTTGCtctgatatttgaaaaattggGCCATAATTCTGTTGAGGCTTCTCTAGGATGGTCTGTTGTCCGTATTGTTTCACATTTGCACCACAATCCTTGA